The Deltaproteobacteria bacterium genome includes the window GAAGACGTAGTCGTATCCCTTCTCGGTGATGTCGTCGGCCGACCCGGTGCAGATGACGAACGGCACCTGGAACCGCTGCGCGACGGGCGCCGCCGCCGCGGTGACGGAGCTGGAGTAGCCGCCCGTGATGACGGGCACCTTTTCCCGGGAGATCAGCTTCTCCATCCCCGATCGCCCGATATCCGGCTTCCCGGTATCGTCCTCGAAGAGCAGCTCGATCTTCTTCCCGTTCACCCCGCCCTTGGCGTTGATCTCCTCGGCCGCCATCTCGAACGAACGCTTCTCGATCTCGCCGAATTTCGCCTGCGAGCCGGTCAGGGGGAGCAGCACGCCCACCTTGATGGTTTCCGCCGCGAAACCGGCGGACGCCGCCATGGCCAGCGACAGGATCGCCACGGCGACGATGAACGCCTTGCCGACAGTTCCCTTCATGATCTCCTCCTTTGGAATATCCGCTGCAATGCCGGCGAAACACCCTGCCGTCGCAGCGACACGGTCTGGAAACGGTCCACGGGACTTTCCCGCGACGGAAATTATATCAAGGGAGTCGGAACGGGGTCATCGGAGCGGTTTTGATTTCCTTGTAGGGAATTTCCCTACAGGCGGACCGAAAGGCCGGTGCTCACGGCTCGATGATCCGGTTCTGGATCGCGAACCGGGTGAGCTCCGCGTTGTTTCGCAGCCCCAGCTTCTTCAGGAGCCGGAAACGGTACGTGTCGACGGTCTTGGGACTGATGGCGTACCCCTCCGCGATCTCCCGGTTGCTCCTCCCGAGGGCAAGCCCCCGCAGGACCTGGATCTCCCGGGTCGACAGCGCGTCCAGGGAGGTTCGATCCGACGGTCCCTTCCCCATCCGCCGGGCGAGCGCCTCCGCCGCCTCGTCGCTCAGGTACCTGCCCCCCCCGTGCACCTTGCGGATGGCCCGGATCAGCTGGTCGGCCGCGGCCCGCTTGGTGATGTAGCCGCCGGCGCCGGCGCCGAACGCGCGGACCACGTACTGCTCCTCCTCGTGCATCGTCAGCACGAGGATCGCCGTCTTCGGAAGCGCGCCGTGGATCCGTTCCACGGCTTCCAGGCCGTCCATCCCGGGCATGGAGATGTCGACGACCACCACGTCCGGCCGGGTCTCCTCCGCCTTCCGGATCGCCTCGCGGCCGTCCGCCGCCTCGGCCACCACGGCCATGTCGCC containing:
- a CDS encoding ABC transporter substrate-binding protein; the protein is MAASAGFAAETIKVGVLLPLTGSQAKFGEIEKRSFEMAAEEINAKGGVNGKKIELLFEDDTGKPDIGRSGMEKLISREKVPVITGGYSSSVTAAAAPVAQRFQVPFVICTGSADDITEKGYDYVF
- a CDS encoding response regulator transcription factor; its protein translation is MIRVLLADDHSIVRDGLRRLIDGAGDMAVVAEAADGREAIRKAEETRPDVVVVDISMPGMDGLEAVERIHGALPKTAILVLTMHEEEQYVVRAFGAGAGGYITKRAAADQLIRAIRKVHGGGRYLSDEAAEALARRMGKGPSDRTSLDALSTREIQVLRGLALGRSNREIAEGYAISPKTVDTYRFRLLKKLGLRNNAELTRFAIQNRIIEP